The following proteins are encoded in a genomic region of Pagrus major chromosome 16, Pma_NU_1.0:
- the cdan1 gene encoding codanin-1, with translation MAALLESLLSKKADIKTVLDWLKNIEEDDSLPFREPGVTVHKQEFVPFLLNFLRDQSSQALTHGPATPAKTPSRPRPAAQTQGFTDRRGCRSSGGGAGSRSASRVQLFSPASSGSPGSEWDASGQSGSHCLSGVNAFSSPSFTTGWSPASRTSGSERRSGQRISLGDYMVSPPDIQPSPGFQSQKSRKRGGGSMPMVGQGRHGGGRGGHHSDETGRWESGGRRSGRGGGGGGGGYNRINEQVSPPSVGQLNLSNLEDFPPVGSSPISPAASKPSRRINPTPVGAERPHSKPKTCFTSTPFSKPSSPPSAVEAIEGSAVVGSPLSLQEERELLKREKTKRAQQVSSPLPSSLDPCTPTKSGLRTGSKVTPDLQTSCPEPSKVTFSSELDLLAELYCTCIAENLVPNIFLELFFVMQLLTSQSPHTHDDGEQESVCAAKSDVLEGCYLRQVHNCVYFAVKVLENQFQLVAHLDKCTLRLLAENERVASFSPDLRDRLTQAQDRSTAKLSPSVSTFIHSVPFQPATDNRSNFGSDKAFHTFKKQRDIFYEVLREWEDFHKEPGWSFDAALGSRIRGMMSQLTAAGNHSHFARLFLKQLIQMCKGPRVNSSPGDTPDADLLGMLGADSLGRLKRLEERLIQPQGVVGPCPPPSFPGHQEFFRDFLQAASCCQLNQHLQDSLCQQLLQLDEVSILSPPASIGEGEEEEGDGDMEQQDEKQRFTSVLLLARLLAKFLGFLSFLPYQTSEKPSREIQEAAIAQRSKSAPVLDVCALLSNSMKRRRTILTVPWLVEFLSMLDCVGPLLLCYRTALGTLLLLYRRMLLGRCGEMCYLNKLLMVSVLGWLFQIPVIPEDIFFTNEFTEVAKLEDSSSTAPGLDCIPLVDQQLLYTCCSFLGEFRKLLAAFVSGSTAKSGGIIRKITPTSAELRDTPTANRSQQKLQVDLEQAFFHNQPPSLRRTVEFVAERVGSNAVKHMKATLVSELVERGEKMLRDGLESPNSNPSKLNDSICAQLCVAGLEALAKATRFCCEKSPEAIRILLPDETSPAVLTTSENITERLATEKACSWLSANITALIRREWKSRYDRVMKAVGGPAAPDSGDLAGVELVTQEQSTTPKRKQGSERVASCPPHCNHSASLPSDILIEMKELLSIAVGPRTEEELPTSSQIKTLLQRVGDTLACRKFSTAVSEQMLLNSTVILACKLVSAELPVLSLSGCSRGDGVVVGLGSGSEPPVKALLEQLAELWERDCCASTPLHLLFSPLTVTAVLKASDTEWNNYLFLVRKLVDRGVLSEEEVISHWKKLTNLALPAKLIEKFQLQSQSIKPPLPLAELQSRVDMLQVSQQTVEGAT, from the exons ATGGCGGCTCTTTTGGAATCACTTTTGTCGAAGAAAGCGGACATTAAAACAGTCTTGGACTGGCTGAAGAATATAGAG GAGGATGACAGCCTGCCATTTAGAGAACCTGGGGTGACAGTTCACAAACAAGAATTTGTCCCCTTTCTTTTAAACTTCCTGAGAGATCAGAGCAGTCAAGCACTAACCCATGGCCCTGCCACGCCGGCCAAGACCCCCAGCCGCCCCAGACCTGCTGCACAGACGCAGGGCTTCACCGACAGGAGGGGTTGCAGGTCTTCTGGTGGTGGGGCTGGTTCTCGCAGTGCCAGCCGGGTCCAGCTGTTTTCTCCTGCCTCCTCTGGCTCACCTGGATCTGAGTGGGATGCTTCTGGTCAGTCGGGGTCCCACTGTCTGAGCGGGGTCAACGCCTTCAGCAGTCCTTCCTTTACTACAGGATGGAGCCCCGCTTCGAGGACGTCAGGCTCTGAGCGCCGCTCTGGCCAGAGGATCAGTCTGGGGGACTACATGGTTTCTCCTCCTGATATCCAGCCGAGTCCCGGCTTCCAGTCACAGAAGAGCCGCAAGAGAGGCGGTGGCAGCATGCCGATGGTGGGACAAGGGAGACATGGAGGAGGACGTGGAGGACATCACAGTGATGAGACTGGGCGGTGGGAGAGTGGTGGAAGGAGGtcaggtagaggaggaggaggaggtggaggagggtaCAATAGGATAAATGAGCAGGTTTCACCTCCATCTGTTGGGCAGCTCAACTTGAGCAACTTGGAGGACTTTCCTCCTGTTGGGTCATCACCCATTTCACCTGC GGCATCCAAACCATCTCGAAGAATAAACCCAACACCAGTTGGTGCAGAGCGGCCGCACTCCAAGCCAAAGACCTGCTTCACCTCCACCCCATTCAGTAAACCTTCAAGTCCCCCATCTGCTGTAGAGGCAATTGAGGGGTCAGCGGTAGTGGGCAGTCCTCTGAGTCTGCAGGAAGAGAGGGAGCTACTGAAGAGGGAAAA GACAAAGCGTGCGCAGCAGGTCAGCTCTCCTCTGCCGTCCTCGCTGGACCCTTGCACCCCCACCAAGTCAGGGCTTCGGACGGGCTCTAAAGTTACACCAGATCTGCAGACATCATGTCCTGAACCTTCCAAAGTCACCTTCTCTTCGGAGCTGGATCTCCTTGCAGAGCTGTACTGTACCTGCATTGCTG AAAATCTCGTGCCAAACATTTTCCTGGAGCTTTTCTTCGTGATGCAGTTGCTAACGTCTCAGTCTCCTCACACTCATGATGACGGTGAacaggaaagtgtgtgtgcagcgaAATCAG ATGTTTTGGAGGGATGCTACTTGAGACAGGTACACAACTGTGTGTACTTTGCAGTGAAGGTTCTGGAGAATCAGTTTCA GTTGGTAGCTCATTTGGACAAGTGCACCCTACGTCTATTGGCAGAGAACGAAAGGGTCGCATCTTTCTCTCCGGATCTCAGGGACCGTCTGACTCAGGCCCAGGACAGAAGCACAGCCAAG CTCTCTCCTTCAGTTTCCACTTTCATCCACTCAGTCCCATTCCAACCTGCTACTGACAACCGGTCCAACTTTGGCAGTGACAAGGCCTTccacacctttaaaaaacagag GGATATTTTTTATGAGGTGTTGCGAGAATGGGAGGACTTTCACAAGGAACCTGGATGGAGCTTTGACGCTGCTCTTGGGAGTCGGATAAG AGGAATGATGAGCCAACTGACAGCTGCAGGAAACCATTCCCATTTTGCCCGTCTGTTCCTGAAACAGCTTATTCAG atGTGTAAAGGCCCCCGTGTGAACAGCTCTCCTGGGGATACTCCCGATGCTGACCTGCTAGGCATGCTGGGAGCAGACAGCTTGGGGCGTCTCAAGCGCCTCGAGGAGCGTCTCATTCAGCCTCAAGGAGTAGTCGGCCCCTgccctcctccatccttccctGGTCACCAGGAGTTCTTCAGGGACTTCCTGCAGGCAGCCAGCTG CTGCCAGCTGAACCAGCACCTGCAGGACAgcctgtgtcagcagctcctccagctggaTGAGGTGTCCATCCTGAGCCCTCCTGCTTCCAtcggggagggagaggaggaggagggagacggGGACATGGAGCAGCAG GATGAGAAGCAGCGGTTCACCTCAGTGCTGCTACTCGCTCGTCTTCTGGCTAAGTTTCTGGgattcctttcctttcttccttaTCAAACATCTGAGAAACCATCCAGGGAAATTCAGGAGGCTGCTATAGCTCAGCGCAGCAAG AGTGCTCCAGTGCTGGATGTGTGTGCTCTGCTGAGCAACAGTATGAAAAGGAGGCGCACCATCCTGACGGTGCCCTGGCTGGTTGAGTTCCTCTCCATGCTGGACTGTGTtggtcctctgctgctctgctatAGAACTGCACTGGGCACACTGCTTCTCCTGTACAG gagaatgctgctggGCAGATGTGGAGAAATGTGTTACCTGAACAAGCTGCTAATGGTGTCTGTGTTGGGTTGGCTCTTCCAG ATCCCAGTGATTCCTGAGGACATTTTCTTCACCAATGAGTTCACTGAGGTTGCCAAACTGGAAGACAGCAGCTCAACTGCTCCAGGCCTT GACTGCATTCCTCTGGTGGACCAGCAGCTTCTTTATACATGCTGTTCATTTCTTG GTGAGTTCCGTAAGCTCCTGGCTGCCTTTGTATCTGGAAGCACGGCCAAGAGTGGAGGAATCATTCGCAAGATCACTCCCACTTCTGCTGAGCTCAGAGATACGCCAACTGCCAACAGGTCGCAGCAGAAACTGCAG GTGGACCTGGAGCAAGCCTTCTTTCACAACCAGCCGCCGTCACTGCGCCGCACTGTGGAGTTTGTAGCCGAGAGAGTCGGATCCAACGCTGTCAAGCATATGAA GGCCACATTAGTGAGTGAGTTGGTGGAGAGGGGTGAGAAGATGCTGAGAGATGGACTTGAATCGCCAAACTCAAACCCTTCAAAACTGAATGACTCCATCTGTGCTCAGCTGTGTGTTGCAGGATTGGAGGCCCTGGCAAAAGCCACCAG ATTTTGCTGTGAAAAGAGTCCTGAGGCCATAAGAATTCTGCTCCCTGACGAGACCTCCCCTGCT gtccTGACCACATCTGAAAACATTACCGAACGTCTTGCAACAGAAAAAGCCTGCAGCTGGCTCTCTGCCAACATCACAG CTCTGATAAGACGAGAGTGGAAGAGCAGGTATGATCGTGTGATGAAGGCTGTGGGAGGCCCAGCGGCTCCAGACTCGGGGGATTTGGCGGGGGTTGAGCTGGTCACCCAGGAGCAATCGACTACACCCAAGAGAAAACAAGGAAGTGAGAGAGTGGCATCCTGCCCTCCACACTGCAACCACAGTGCTTCTCTGCCCTCTGACATCCTCATCGAGATGAAG GAGCTCCTGAGCATTGCAGTCGGCCCCAGGACTGAGGAGGAGCTGCCAACCAGCTCTCAGATCAAAACGCTGCTGCAGAGAGTGGGAGACACACTGGCCTGCAGAAAG TTCTCAACCGCAGTGTCAGAGCAGATGCTACTGAACTCTACTGTCATACTGGCCTGCAAACTGG TGTCCGCAGAGCTGCCGGTGCTGTCTCTGTCAGGGTGCAGCAGAGGTGATGGGGTTGTTGTGGGTCTTGGTTCAGGGTCAGAGCCTCCTGTCAAAGCGTTGCTGGAGCAGCTTGCTGAGCTGTGGGAAAGAGACTGCTGCGCCTCCACCCCCCTCCACCTGCTCTTCAGCCCGCTTACTGTCACAGCTGTGCTGAAGGCCAGCGACACTGAG tgGAACAACTACCTGTTCCTGGTGAGAAAGCTGGTCGACAGAGGAGTCCTGAGCGAGGAAGAGGTCATATCTCATTGGAAGAAGTTAACAAACTTGGCTTTGCCAGCG AAGTTGATTGAAAAATTTCAGCTGCAGTCACAGAGTATTAAACCTCCCCTGCCTCTGGCTGAGTTGCAGAGCCGTGTGGACATGCTGCAGGTCTCTCAACAGACGGTAGAGGGAGCTACATGA